From the Acidobacteriota bacterium genome, one window contains:
- a CDS encoding S4 domain-containing protein: AKSDLAKKIIEEFYSRDAAEKAEREFEKVFAKKETPEEMDELVRKCGKENIWLAKLMVEAGISKSTSESIRLIKQGGVSLDGLKISDENTELKAGKPAEYLLKVGKRRFLKIIFR; encoded by the coding sequence AGGCAAAGTCGGACCTTGCGAAGAAGATCATCGAAGAGTTTTACAGCCGCGATGCTGCCGAGAAGGCGGAGCGGGAGTTTGAGAAGGTCTTTGCGAAAAAAGAAACGCCAGAAGAAATGGATGAGCTTGTCAGGAAGTGCGGCAAGGAGAACATCTGGCTGGCAAAACTGATGGTGGAAGCCGGCATCTCGAAATCGACGAGCGAGTCGATCAGGCTGATCAAGCAGGGGGGAGTCTCTCTGGATGGTCTCAAGATCAGCGATGAGAATACCGAGTTGAAAGCCGGGAAGCCCGCCGAATACCTCCTGAAAGTTGGTAAACGCCGCTTCCTTAAGATTATCTTTAGATAG